The following proteins are encoded in a genomic region of Methylococcales bacterium:
- a CDS encoding TaqI-like C-terminal specificity domain-containing protein, producing MKNKTALFHPRIINKYLDAARILKNGEIPSKPKQLIEKWLSNQDEHKKRNEQSIREEFSVFFKDLLGYKALNDTKNAKTWSFEAELNYIDFALGKFTPDDKKISVPFEFKSTKTYTLDLPMLGRKQSAVQQASDYAKETNGTAQWFLVCNCLEFRLYKYPYSERSYEQWFIDDLIKPSEYARFVLLLSKSNLLGTKTEAIFKDSQALEKDITVQLYRDYRALRINLINGLKAENNHIHRREMVARAQKLMDRVMFIAFAENRGLLPRKSLYTRIEDEQSNLAAIGLTRWDLVKKLFTDINEGNETSAIFPYNGGLFAPDDKIEHLKVSDELLLGFKHLYSYDFAEIGTHILGHIFEQSITDLDEIYETLEEDELLINSQQVTGTSGKRKQDGVVYTPAFITEYIVKKTLGGYLTVKQAKIPHEQESVEYWLEYRELLAKTRVLDPACGSGAFLIGAFHYLKHEYENVNQQLSQFDDDPNDLFSRDLDKAILNHNLFGVDLNFESVEIAQLALWLETAEKGKKLNALGDNIQQGNSIIAHKNADKNAFNWPLRFNKVMNEGGFDVVLGNPPYVRQERLTAIKPYLEKYYADTFHGVADLYTYFFEQGLKLLKKEGRLGFISSSTFFRTHSGQKLRQFLNSHSNVKTIIDFGDYQVFAGVTTYPAILILEKPNAIRKVAPKTSFNFLTIKSLKQPEHKAVIIEMEAGFSQMKQASLKDDAWQLENEALAALRKKITDNKKTLKEVYGSPYYGIKTGFNEAFVINQAQYEDLKADDPKGDILRPFLEGKDLKRWRSESRHLYLIFTRRGVEIDNYPLIKAHLEQFRKRLEPKPHDWNNKNKWIGRKGGIYKWYEIQDTVAYYEKFEKEKIVWGNLQSKSSFFYDEKLYYINAPSPILATSEKWLVAYLNSNISWFFLHNVAIGRSGGFLECKPIYINQIPIPKATDEQKQIIAELAEQCQQQAGERYQLEQNVRDLLIENFRPENNHHSLNKKLLKWWTVSDIKTLNQEARKAFKLKKADTLSLDLSDPNAQMQWKKFLEEQSQAWQSFTDEIERLEKEINKQVYALFKLTSDEITCLEKSINL from the coding sequence ATGAAAAATAAAACCGCCCTATTTCATCCCAGAATTATTAATAAATATCTTGATGCCGCACGGATATTAAAAAATGGCGAAATCCCCTCAAAACCTAAGCAGCTTATTGAAAAATGGCTGAGTAATCAAGACGAACATAAAAAACGTAACGAGCAATCTATTCGTGAAGAATTTAGCGTTTTTTTTAAAGATTTATTAGGTTACAAAGCGCTAAATGATACCAAAAATGCTAAAACATGGAGCTTTGAAGCCGAATTAAATTATATTGATTTTGCCTTAGGGAAATTCACGCCAGACGATAAAAAAATTAGTGTTCCTTTTGAATTTAAAAGTACCAAAACATACACCTTAGATTTACCGATGTTGGGACGTAAACAATCCGCTGTACAACAAGCATCGGATTATGCCAAGGAAACCAACGGCACGGCACAATGGTTTTTAGTGTGTAATTGTCTTGAATTTCGGTTATATAAATACCCGTATTCTGAACGCAGTTACGAACAGTGGTTTATTGATGATTTAATTAAGCCCTCAGAGTATGCACGCTTTGTCTTATTACTCAGTAAAAGTAATTTATTAGGCACGAAAACTGAGGCAATTTTTAAAGATTCACAAGCTTTAGAGAAAGACATTACGGTACAGCTTTACCGCGATTACCGTGCATTACGGATTAATTTAATTAATGGTTTAAAGGCAGAAAACAACCATATTCATCGTCGAGAGATGGTTGCACGCGCACAAAAGTTAATGGATCGGGTGATGTTTATTGCTTTTGCTGAAAATCGGGGCTTATTGCCCAGAAAAAGCCTCTATACCCGTATTGAAGATGAACAAAGTAATTTAGCGGCGATTGGTTTGACTCGTTGGGATTTAGTTAAAAAGCTGTTTACGGATATTAATGAGGGCAATGAAACCTCGGCTATTTTTCCTTATAACGGCGGTTTATTTGCGCCCGATGACAAGATTGAACATTTAAAGGTCAGTGATGAATTATTACTGGGTTTTAAGCATTTATATAGCTATGATTTTGCTGAAATCGGCACGCATATTTTAGGGCATATTTTTGAACAGTCGATTACCGATTTAGATGAAATTTATGAGACGTTAGAGGAAGATGAGTTACTCATAAACTCTCAACAAGTCACGGGAACCAGTGGAAAACGCAAGCAAGATGGCGTGGTTTATACCCCTGCTTTTATTACCGAATATATTGTTAAAAAAACTTTAGGCGGTTATTTAACGGTTAAGCAAGCAAAAATCCCCCATGAACAAGAAAGTGTTGAATACTGGCTGGAATATCGAGAATTATTAGCCAAAACGCGCGTTTTAGATCCTGCCTGTGGCAGTGGTGCTTTTTTAATTGGGGCGTTTCATTATTTAAAGCATGAGTATGAAAATGTTAATCAACAGTTGAGTCAATTTGATGATGACCCTAATGATTTATTTAGTCGTGATTTGGACAAAGCGATTTTAAATCATAATTTATTTGGCGTGGATTTAAATTTTGAATCGGTTGAAATAGCGCAATTGGCGTTATGGTTAGAAACGGCGGAGAAGGGTAAGAAATTAAATGCGTTGGGGGATAATATTCAACAAGGCAATAGCATTATCGCGCATAAAAACGCCGATAAAAATGCTTTTAACTGGCCATTACGTTTTAACAAAGTGATGAATGAAGGCGGTTTTGATGTGGTATTGGGAAACCCACCGTATGTGCGTCAAGAACGATTAACGGCTATTAAGCCCTATTTAGAAAAATATTATGCGGATACTTTTCATGGGGTGGCGGATCTTTATACTTACTTTTTTGAGCAGGGGTTAAAGCTCTTGAAAAAAGAGGGGCGATTAGGCTTTATATCGTCATCGACATTTTTTAGAACCCATAGTGGACAAAAGTTACGTCAATTTTTGAATTCGCATAGTAATGTTAAAACGATTATAGATTTTGGTGATTACCAAGTCTTTGCAGGCGTAACCACCTATCCTGCTATTTTAATCTTAGAAAAACCGAATGCAATACGAAAAGTCGCACCAAAAACTAGTTTTAATTTTTTGACGATTAAATCACTTAAACAACCTGAGCATAAAGCAGTTATTATAGAAATGGAGGCTGGTTTTTCGCAAATGAAACAAGCCAGTTTAAAAGACGATGCTTGGCAATTAGAAAATGAAGCTTTAGCTGCCTTAAGAAAGAAAATTACGGATAATAAGAAAACCTTAAAAGAAGTTTATGGCTCGCCTTATTATGGAATTAAAACAGGTTTCAATGAAGCCTTTGTGATTAATCAAGCCCAGTATGAAGACTTAAAAGCCGATGATCCTAAAGGCGATATTTTAAGACCGTTTTTAGAAGGTAAAGATTTAAAACGCTGGCGGTCGGAAAGTCGGCACTTGTATTTAATCTTCACACGAAGAGGTGTTGAAATTGATAATTACCCATTGATTAAAGCGCATTTAGAACAATTTAGAAAACGATTAGAGCCAAAACCCCATGATTGGAATAATAAAAATAAATGGATCGGTCGTAAAGGAGGGATATATAAGTGGTATGAAATTCAAGATACCGTGGCTTATTATGAAAAATTTGAAAAAGAAAAAATTGTGTGGGGCAATTTGCAAAGTAAATCTTCATTTTTTTATGATGAAAAACTGTATTATATTAATGCTCCCTCTCCAATATTAGCGACTTCTGAAAAATGGTTAGTCGCTTATCTTAATTCTAATATTTCTTGGTTTTTTCTTCATAACGTTGCTATTGGTCGTTCTGGCGGGTTTCTTGAATGTAAGCCTATTTATATTAATCAAATTCCTATTCCAAAAGCAACAGATGAACAAAAACAAATCATCGCTGAATTAGCGGAACAATGTCAACAACAGGCAGGAGAACGCTATCAGTTAGAGCAAAATGTAAGAGATTTACTAATCGAAAATTTTCGTCCTGAAAATAATCATCATTCATTGAATAAAAAACTCTTAAAATGGTGGACAGTTTCCGATATTAAAACCTTAAACCAAGAAGCCCGCAAAGCCTTTAAATTAAAAAAAGCTGACACATTATCTTTAGACTTAAGCGATCCTAATGCCCAAATGCAATGGAAAAAATTTCTTGAAGAACAAAGCCAAGCATGGCAAAGTTTTACAGATGAAATTGAACGCCTAGAAAAAGAGATAAATAAACAGGTTTATGCCTTATTTAAGCTAACCTCAGATGAAATTACCTGTTTAGAAAAATCAATTAATTTGTAG
- the rimI gene encoding ribosomal protein S18-alanine N-acetyltransferase translates to MNLLNLLKNFVTYDADREFYAKVFPDSVKAVDLAQLRKMHKDDLPPILKIEAKNYQYPWSEAIFKDCFIATSYSCWVCENERQEIIGYAILSTGAGEAHIINISVDPLVQGQGIGQKMMQHLIAIARKKAETMFLEVRPSNLGAIKLYNSLGFNEVGRRKNYYPAESGREDAVILALELVSLF, encoded by the coding sequence ATGAATTTATTAAACCTACTTAAAAATTTTGTCACTTATGATGCCGATAGAGAGTTTTACGCTAAAGTTTTTCCTGATTCTGTGAAGGCGGTTGATTTGGCTCAGTTACGAAAAATGCACAAGGATGATCTCCCGCCTATTTTAAAAATTGAAGCCAAAAACTATCAATACCCTTGGAGTGAGGCTATTTTTAAAGATTGCTTTATTGCAACCAGTTATAGTTGCTGGGTCTGTGAAAATGAGCGTCAAGAAATTATCGGTTATGCTATTTTATCAACTGGCGCGGGTGAAGCCCATATTATCAATATTTCAGTGGATCCTCTAGTACAAGGACAAGGTATTGGTCAAAAAATGATGCAGCATTTAATTGCTATAGCCCGTAAAAAAGCCGAAACAATGTTTTTAGAAGTCAGACCTTCAAATTTAGGCGCGATTAAATTATATAATTCATTAGGATTTAATGAAGTCGGTCGGCGAAAAAACTATTATCCCGCCGAATCAGGCCGCGAAGATGCGGTTATTTTAGCCTTAGAATTGGTCAGTCTTTTTTAA
- a CDS encoding TRAP transporter TatT component family protein, with product MRYLLKLMVLSTSLSLTACSSLLSSVSDDLAQNLRTVILNHNDPKTVVSAIPAYLLLQEALIKQQPENARLALSLSTLYRSYAALIPKDKERLKALTEKAFEFGLRGACLHKKTYCQLEQLPFTPFESLIQQSTVEDLNSLYTVGTAWASWIQAHKTDMNAVAQLAQVKTIMMQLVKLDEGYQYGAGHLYLAVLESLLPPALGGKPDVAKQHFEQAIKLSENKNLMVKVLYAKHYARLLFDRKLHDRLLNQVVKADAKQDNLNLINLTAKQQAKQLLESADDYF from the coding sequence ATGCGTTATTTACTTAAACTCATGGTCTTATCAACTAGCCTAAGTTTGACCGCGTGCAGTTCGTTATTATCATCAGTTAGTGATGATCTGGCTCAAAATTTAAGAACCGTTATTTTAAATCATAATGATCCTAAAACGGTTGTTAGTGCGATTCCTGCGTATTTATTACTCCAAGAGGCGTTAATAAAACAACAGCCTGAAAATGCACGCTTGGCATTATCATTATCAACACTTTATCGTTCTTATGCGGCATTGATTCCCAAAGATAAGGAGCGTTTAAAAGCGTTAACAGAAAAAGCATTTGAATTTGGCTTACGCGGCGCGTGTTTACACAAAAAAACATATTGTCAGTTGGAGCAGTTACCTTTTACCCCGTTTGAATCGCTTATTCAACAAAGTACCGTTGAGGATTTAAACAGTCTTTATACAGTGGGAACTGCATGGGCTTCATGGATACAAGCGCATAAAACTGATATGAATGCGGTTGCACAATTAGCTCAAGTTAAAACCATCATGATGCAATTAGTTAAGCTGGATGAGGGCTATCAATACGGTGCAGGGCATTTATATTTAGCGGTTCTTGAAAGCTTGTTACCGCCTGCATTAGGGGGGAAACCTGATGTGGCTAAACAACATTTTGAACAAGCGATTAAATTATCTGAAAATAAGAATTTAATGGTTAAAGTATTATACGCAAAGCATTATGCGCGATTACTTTTTGACAGAAAATTGCATGATCGTTTATTAAATCAAGTCGTGAAAGCCGATGCGAAACAAGATAATTTAAATCTCATTAATCTCACGGCTAAACAACAAGCAAAACAGTTATTAGAATCAGCGGATGATTATTTTTGA
- a CDS encoding response regulator transcription factor: protein MTSKIKVLLVDDHAVVRAGFKLLLATSANIEVIAEADRGEEAIQLYQHHQPDIIVLDLSMPGIGGLETIKRLIQRDKLINILVFSVHDESVYVSRALNAGAKGYITKNSAPEILPEAIISIQQGQPYVEKGLLKETLDVSIPSGYQNVIQTFSAREFDIFRLLAKGLTPHKIADELCLSYKTVVNYVTQIKKKLQISSIAELAHVAVLLGIMKY from the coding sequence ATGACCTCTAAAATAAAAGTCTTACTGGTTGATGACCATGCTGTCGTTAGAGCAGGTTTTAAATTGCTCTTAGCCACCTCGGCTAATATTGAAGTGATTGCAGAAGCCGATCGTGGTGAAGAAGCCATTCAACTTTATCAACACCATCAACCCGACATTATTGTGCTTGATTTATCTATGCCAGGTATTGGCGGCTTAGAAACCATTAAACGCCTCATCCAACGGGATAAGTTGATTAATATTCTCGTTTTTAGCGTTCATGATGAGTCGGTTTATGTCAGTCGCGCGTTAAATGCAGGGGCAAAGGGTTATATTACCAAAAATAGCGCACCTGAAATATTACCAGAAGCGATTATAAGTATTCAACAAGGACAACCTTATGTTGAAAAGGGGTTATTAAAAGAGACGCTGGACGTGTCTATTCCCTCGGGTTATCAAAACGTTATCCAAACATTTTCCGCGCGTGAATTTGATATTTTTAGACTGTTAGCCAAAGGATTAACCCCGCATAAAATAGCCGATGAACTTTGTTTGAGTTATAAAACCGTCGTAAACTATGTCACTCAAATTAAAAAGAAATTGCAAATATCCAGTATTGCTGAGTTAGCGCATGTCGCTGTGTTGCTGGGAATAATGAAATATTAA
- a CDS encoding uracil-DNA glycosylase: protein MNETLRLHYLEAMGIESWYSKNASKIETPTENRTPCHQVAPMQPPLAKPEPLAQPILTINDNWSQLEQDVRSCQKCELYPTRKQTVFGTGNITADWLFIGEAPNETEDLQGIPFVDNAGLLFTEMMRAMNLTRDEIFMTNILKCRPPNSRDPHVNELNQCHDYLKRQHALIKPKIIVAVGRVAAQKLLKTHEPLSKLRGVVHTFDQTPLIVVYHPAYLLRSLSQKRAAWQDLQLALKTYQQLPH from the coding sequence ATGAATGAGACTTTACGCTTACACTATCTTGAGGCCATGGGAATTGAGTCTTGGTATTCTAAAAACGCCTCCAAGATAGAAACGCCTACTGAAAATAGGACACCGTGTCATCAAGTGGCCCCTATGCAACCGCCGCTTGCTAAGCCCGAACCATTAGCCCAACCGATACTCACGATTAATGATAACTGGTCCCAATTAGAACAGGATGTTCGTTCTTGTCAAAAATGTGAACTTTATCCTACCCGTAAGCAAACCGTTTTTGGCACAGGAAATATTACCGCCGATTGGCTATTTATCGGTGAAGCCCCGAATGAAACTGAAGATTTACAAGGCATTCCTTTTGTTGATAATGCAGGTTTATTATTCACAGAAATGATGCGGGCCATGAATTTAACGCGGGATGAAATTTTTATGACTAATATTTTGAAATGTAGGCCGCCTAATAGTCGTGATCCGCATGTGAATGAACTCAATCAGTGTCATGATTATTTAAAGCGACAACACGCCTTAATTAAACCCAAAATTATAGTTGCAGTTGGACGGGTTGCGGCTCAAAAATTACTTAAAACCCATGAACCCTTAAGTAAACTCCGTGGCGTAGTTCATACATTCGATCAGACCCCTCTTATTGTTGTTTATCATCCTGCTTATTTATTACGTTCCCTGAGTCAAAAACGGGCTGCGTGGCAAGATTTACAGCTTGCTTTAAAAACTTACCAGCAATTACCCCACTAA
- the parC gene encoding DNA topoisomerase IV subunit A has protein sequence MGLQENFEKIPLKEFAEKAYLDYSMYVILDRALPYIGDGLKPVQRRIIYAMSELGLTALAKYKKSARTVGDVLGKYHPHGDSACYEAMVLMAQPFSYRYPLVDGQGNWGSADDPKSFAAMRYTESRLTAYSQILLAELGQGTVEWSDNFDGTLKEPKLLPARLPNILLNGTMGIAVGMATDIPPHNLREVAAACIDLLDDPTTSLEDLLQHIKAPDYPTESEIITPLEDIKKLYQRGIGSIKMRATYECEAQNIVITALPHQVSGSKIIEQIAAQMQAKKLPMIDDLRDESDHETPTRLVIIPRSRRINSAQIMSHLFVTTDLEKNYRVNMNIVGLKGKPQVKNLRQILVEWLEFRTLTVRKRLQHRLDKILTKLHLLEGLLVAFLNIDDIIGVIRDYDNPKAILITRFSLSDKQAEAILELKLRQLAKLEEVKISAEQQVLEKERKGLARTLASARLLNRLIKKEITSDAKKYGDLRRSPLVEREAAHAIETTALISNEPLTIILSEKGWIRAAKGHDIEVASLSYRSGDAYLDAVKGRSTEAVYILDSTGRVYSSATHDLPSARSQGEPLTGRFNPPTGASFTQIVSGQPDDWYLLASDAGYGFRVQLNAFQTKNKAGKTLVTLPKNSQLLRALTIEDETALLAVITLQGRLLIFPINELPALARGKGNKIIQIASKDWAAKEDGVKLMAVIVGNQKLKVFSGKRHLTLKQADIERYTATRAKRGATLPRGFQRVDAVMAE, from the coding sequence ATGGGATTACAGGAAAATTTTGAAAAAATTCCTTTAAAAGAATTTGCAGAAAAAGCCTACCTTGATTATTCAATGTATGTGATTTTAGACCGTGCCTTACCTTATATTGGCGATGGTTTAAAACCTGTTCAACGGCGAATTATTTATGCGATGTCTGAATTAGGGTTAACGGCCCTGGCAAAGTATAAAAAATCAGCGCGTACGGTCGGCGATGTTTTGGGGAAATATCATCCACATGGTGATTCCGCCTGTTATGAGGCGATGGTTTTAATGGCCCAACCTTTTTCTTATCGCTATCCGCTGGTTGATGGTCAAGGAAACTGGGGGTCAGCGGATGATCCAAAATCCTTTGCAGCCATGCGCTATACCGAATCTCGTTTAACCGCGTATTCACAAATTTTATTAGCGGAATTAGGACAAGGTACGGTCGAATGGAGCGATAACTTTGATGGTACGTTAAAAGAGCCGAAATTATTACCCGCTCGTTTACCCAATATTTTATTGAATGGTACCATGGGAATTGCTGTGGGTATGGCGACCGACATTCCACCGCATAATTTACGGGAAGTTGCGGCGGCCTGTATTGATTTATTAGATGATCCGACCACCTCGCTTGAGGATTTATTACAGCATATTAAAGCCCCTGATTATCCAACAGAATCTGAAATTATTACGCCGCTTGAAGACATAAAAAAACTTTATCAGCGGGGCATAGGCAGTATTAAAATGCGGGCGACCTATGAGTGTGAAGCTCAAAATATTGTAATTACGGCCTTACCGCATCAAGTGTCAGGTTCAAAAATAATTGAGCAAATTGCCGCACAAATGCAGGCTAAAAAATTACCGATGATTGATGATTTACGCGATGAATCCGATCATGAAACCCCCACGCGGCTGGTCATTATCCCCCGTTCACGACGCATTAACAGCGCGCAAATCATGTCACATTTATTTGTGACGACGGATTTAGAAAAAAATTATCGCGTTAACATGAATATAGTGGGTTTAAAGGGTAAGCCACAGGTTAAAAATTTACGGCAGATTTTAGTTGAGTGGTTAGAATTTAGGACTTTAACGGTGCGGAAACGTCTACAACATCGACTGGATAAAATTCTCACCAAATTACATCTTTTGGAAGGCTTGTTAGTTGCCTTTTTAAATATTGATGACATCATTGGGGTTATTCGTGATTATGATAATCCTAAAGCTATTTTAATCACCCGTTTCAGCTTAAGTGATAAGCAAGCTGAGGCGATTTTAGAATTAAAGTTACGTCAATTAGCTAAGTTGGAAGAAGTTAAAATTAGTGCAGAGCAACAGGTCTTAGAGAAAGAACGTAAGGGATTAGCACGAACACTGGCCTCTGCTCGATTATTGAACCGATTAATTAAAAAAGAAATCACCAGCGATGCTAAGAAATATGGGGATTTACGTCGTTCGCCCTTAGTTGAGCGTGAAGCGGCTCACGCGATAGAAACAACGGCCTTAATTTCAAATGAACCTTTAACCATTATTTTATCTGAAAAAGGTTGGATACGAGCGGCTAAAGGCCATGATATAGAGGTTGCAAGCTTAAGTTATCGTTCAGGTGATGCGTATTTAGATGCGGTTAAAGGACGTAGTACGGAAGCGGTTTATATTCTGGATTCAACAGGACGTGTTTACAGTTCAGCAACCCATGATTTACCCTCGGCACGGAGTCAGGGCGAACCGTTAACAGGACGGTTTAACCCCCCGACAGGGGCCTCGTTTACACAAATAGTAAGCGGCCAACCTGATGATTGGTATTTATTAGCCAGCGATGCAGGTTATGGTTTTCGAGTGCAACTTAACGCCTTTCAAACCAAAAACAAAGCGGGTAAGACGTTGGTCACCTTACCTAAAAATTCACAGCTTTTGAGGGCGTTAACGATTGAAGATGAAACCGCCTTATTAGCGGTGATTACGTTACAAGGGCGTTTGTTGATTTTTCCTATTAACGAATTACCAGCATTAGCACGGGGTAAAGGGAATAAAATCATTCAAATAGCGAGTAAAGATTGGGCAGCAAAAGAAGATGGCGTTAAATTGATGGCGGTTATCGTGGGTAATCAGAAGCTTAAGGTTTTTTCGGGTAAACGTCATTTAACGTTAAAGCAGGCCGATATTGAACGTTACACCGCAACTCGTGCGAAAAGAGGGGCAACGTTACCCCGAGGGTTTCAACGAGTCGATGCGGTGATGGCGGAATAA
- the pap gene encoding polyphosphate:AMP phosphotransferase: protein MFEIAELGHTVTKLNYNAQVPVLRTELLMIQQQLKRCDFPVIILISGVDGGGKGEVINLLNEWLDPRYMRTIAFSKPSDEEKERPKFWRFWRTLPPKGFIGIYVGSWYSDSLSQRVYGEIDDHTLQVELMEIRQLEQELIDDGALIIKCWLHLKKDQQKKRLKTLAKNPDTRWQVSDRDKKHLKLYDKFLGVAEKVLTETSTADSPWLVVEGADSRYSSLTVAQHILNRIQQQITERQVTKPMTTTDDTPKIIQLKQQNLLDSLDLSLKLDKKSYNQQLSFYQGKLNKLSRAAHNQKRSSILVFEGWDAGGKGGVIRRLTRAVDARSYQIIPVAAPTDEERQHHYLWRFWRHIPRAGWLTIYDRSWYGRVLVERVEGFASENEWMRAYSEIVNFEEAMMAHGILVVKFWLHIDKDEQLSRFKAREQISYKQHKITDEDYRNRNKWDDYQLAVNEMVARTSTQNAPWVLVEGNDKKYARIKVIKTFCEHLEKMLDQKK, encoded by the coding sequence ATGTTTGAAATTGCCGAATTAGGACATACCGTTACCAAGCTTAATTATAATGCGCAAGTCCCTGTATTGAGGACTGAACTATTAATGATTCAGCAACAACTAAAACGTTGTGATTTCCCCGTTATCATTTTAATCTCAGGCGTTGATGGTGGGGGAAAAGGTGAGGTTATTAATTTACTCAACGAATGGTTAGACCCGCGCTATATGCGAACCATTGCCTTTAGCAAACCCAGTGACGAAGAAAAAGAACGGCCTAAATTTTGGCGATTTTGGCGTACACTTCCACCGAAAGGATTCATCGGAATTTATGTCGGTTCTTGGTATAGTGATTCGCTGTCACAACGGGTTTATGGTGAAATAGACGATCATACGTTGCAAGTGGAATTAATGGAAATTCGTCAATTAGAGCAGGAATTAATTGATGATGGAGCTTTAATTATTAAATGCTGGTTACACCTTAAAAAAGATCAACAGAAGAAACGCTTAAAAACTTTAGCGAAAAACCCTGATACCCGCTGGCAAGTCAGTGATCGTGATAAAAAACATCTAAAATTATATGATAAGTTTTTAGGGGTCGCTGAAAAAGTCCTCACAGAAACCAGTACGGCGGATTCACCTTGGCTTGTGGTTGAAGGCGCGGATAGTCGTTATAGCAGCTTAACCGTCGCGCAACATATTCTTAACCGTATTCAACAACAGATCACCGAGCGTCAGGTCACTAAACCGATGACAACGACTGATGATACCCCCAAAATTATTCAACTTAAACAACAAAATCTATTGGACTCGCTGGATTTATCCTTAAAATTGGATAAAAAATCCTATAATCAGCAATTGAGTTTTTATCAAGGCAAATTAAATAAACTTTCAAGAGCGGCACACAATCAAAAACGGTCGAGTATTTTAGTTTTTGAAGGCTGGGATGCAGGAGGGAAGGGCGGTGTTATTCGTCGGTTAACCCGTGCAGTGGATGCGAGAAGTTATCAAATTATTCCTGTGGCCGCCCCGACCGATGAGGAACGTCAACATCATTATTTATGGCGTTTTTGGCGACATATTCCGCGTGCGGGCTGGTTGACTATTTATGATCGTAGTTGGTACGGTCGAGTCTTAGTTGAAAGAGTAGAAGGGTTTGCCAGTGAAAATGAATGGATGCGCGCCTACAGTGAAATTGTAAATTTTGAAGAAGCAATGATGGCTCATGGTATTTTAGTCGTCAAATTTTGGCTGCACATTGATAAAGATGAGCAATTATCACGTTTTAAAGCTCGCGAACAAATTAGTTATAAACAACATAAAATTACGGACGAAGATTATCGTAATCGTAATAAATGGGATGATTATCAGTTAGCGGTTAATGAAATGGTTGCACGGACCAGCACTCAAAATGCCCCGTGGGTTTTAGTTGAAGGTAATGATAAAAAATATGCACGGATTAAAGTGATAAAAACATTTTGTGAGCATTTGGAAAAAATGTTGGATCAAAAAAAATGA
- the dctP gene encoding TRAP transporter substrate-binding protein DctP: MKHLFSFFFLLVISSYAHAVTFKIASLSPEGSYWMESIRTVTKSIETQTEGRVKFKLYPGGVMGDDKSVLKKMRFKQLNGAALTNSGLSSIYSDIQLYNLVLKFRSLAEIDYVRSKMDIKLTQGLAEKGIISFGFVEIGMTYLMSTQPIRNLSDMKGQKAWAPDNNEIAIAAQKAFSVSPIPLPVRDVLMGLQTGMVNVVATSPIGALALQWHTKVSYLTELPLSYVFGVLALNKKDFEKLSTDDQAIVRNKFTQVLAEINQRSRDDNQKASAALKKQGIEFIAPSPEAAVELRGLMNNIETQLIDSDILSAELVNELNQHLIDFRGR; the protein is encoded by the coding sequence ATGAAACATCTTTTTTCTTTTTTTTTCTTACTGGTGATCTCAAGTTACGCACACGCGGTCACTTTTAAAATTGCCAGCCTTTCACCCGAAGGCTCGTATTGGATGGAAAGCATTCGTACGGTAACAAAAAGCATTGAAACTCAAACAGAAGGACGCGTTAAATTCAAACTGTATCCTGGGGGCGTGATGGGGGACGATAAGAGTGTTTTAAAAAAAATGCGCTTTAAACAACTCAATGGGGCTGCGTTAACCAATTCAGGATTAAGTTCGATTTATTCCGATATTCAACTTTATAATTTAGTTTTAAAATTTCGGTCGTTAGCTGAAATTGATTATGTTCGTAGCAAAATGGATATAAAACTCACGCAAGGTTTAGCTGAAAAAGGCATTATTAGTTTTGGGTTTGTTGAAATAGGCATGACCTATTTAATGTCAACTCAACCTATTCGCAATTTAAGCGATATGAAAGGCCAAAAAGCGTGGGCACCTGATAATAATGAAATTGCGATAGCCGCTCAAAAAGCGTTTTCAGTTTCACCAATTCCACTGCCTGTTCGTGATGTTTTAATGGGCTTACAAACAGGAATGGTGAATGTCGTAGCTACCTCGCCGATCGGCGCATTAGCCTTGCAATGGCATACTAAAGTTAGCTATCTGACTGAATTGCCGTTATCGTATGTTTTTGGGGTGTTGGCTTTAAATAAGAAAGATTTTGAAAAACTATCTACCGATGACCAAGCGATCGTTCGTAACAAGTTTACTCAAGTCTTAGCTGAAATTAATCAGCGCAGTCGGGATGATAATCAAAAAGCGAGTGCCGCTCTGAAAAAGCAAGGGATTGAATTTATAGCCCCCAGTCCAGAAGCTGCCGTCGAATTAAGAGGGTTAATGAATAATATTGAAACCCAGTTAATTGATTCAGACATTTTATCGGCTGAACTCGTCAATGAGTTAAATCAACACTTAATTGATTTTCGCGGGCGGTAG